The region ctggaacttggcggtgatctccaccacagtcttcgtcgtctgcctcatatccaagaactccctggccagctgctgaagctcgacagccgatgcaaactctgccctgaacctagtcGCGAAGTCCGACCACGTCATAGCCTCGacaaccgaggctcccaacgagtcacccacggactcccaccaatccctagctcgatctcgtaaacaccctgctgcaaacctcaccttcgacccctcggggtagaagctaatcatctgtgcagactcaatgtctgcaatccatctcctggcagctACGGGGTCCtttgccccgtgaaaatccggcgcaccactgcccctgaagtccttaaaggacagtgtgcgagatcccgactggccagatgcaatgtcgctcctgaacgcccggaggcgatcctccatcaactccaatatcccttccttgatcgacccgaagataatgggggtcgactcaaggatgcctctagtgatctctgacgcgatgaactcgcgtagcccctcatctactggctcggaaccttatctcgaacccgatccctctcctgtactgccaactgttggcctcgaacgtagtaccaccattatgaaatacataaataataaccattagcgatactgatacctctggagggatcacacctactacaagtttcctggtcttatcttggccctCTGCGGTTCGGGtatagatcctctgctttcagtagtacgggcccatactatcttccacatctatccgtaccttctccaaggactgccttgactccaccaggccCCTTTCACTACcactgatcactgctatactcatcctaggcttgccctaggaaaatctctaactccactctacccggtcctcagctgctgaaggcctccttgtaattccagttagccattacctaaataccatcacatgtggtgaggctcggataatcattcgagtaacagactcggctctacaacggttagactcaaacaagagctgcgcaatagagccaaatccagcactctaagattatccaaccctgagcacatgtgacgtgacgtattcacctaatgtctaactcccatcacttagagtcccacgaagcacaaagcaagcagcattcagaccacaggaaacaatctcaagcaaatccgtcCTCATAAAGAGAAAccgactagcatacaatgctaaactcatactatcaggtataacctaaacatgctatcctactgctgtctactcaattctagcatgcagttttcatacactgaagcgcataaagcaggcacataaggcatcactcctagatccttagtcataGTCTAggatgctgttctactgaaaccgaTAAACaaaacataagcttgtatgggtactttggggaatagttacttgagctcggccggtcgcgcacatcacacacttcgctcattcttaaaaccctttacttagctttttagaaaatattttcttctttaaaatcttttaatccctcaatttgagttcagacacccccgaaggtgtgtctgaatccctcaaaccagggctctgataccaacttgtaacgtcccaaaaatacgagtcaaaaatttcatttttaaaacatgtacttagcaaaacattaggaataaaacgttcaacgatcatatcatttcacaaaagatattgcatgtctggaaaacatttttataaaacataaaagtgtcagagtacaaatccctaggaagatctcatgatgcggaatacaagcatgtgtgtgatgtaccgctaccgcgtcagctccttccccttcgaagaataGGTACCTtgaaccaaaactgaaattgtaagcacgaagcttagtgagttcccctatcataccacataccaaacaatcacataacatacatactgtcgggcaattatggggtgcccgatctacccggtacgaccattatggggtgccgacctacccgtgtcaagccgttctggggtgctgactacccatgtcaagccattttggggtgctgactacctatcggtcctaacaaccgatcctcggggactattccacccctaccgctactatcacatatatcataacataacatattatcagacatatctggggtgtccgatctacccttcggtcctaacgaccgaacccaatctacccttcggtcctaacgaccgaacttggggactattcccctcctactaccactatcacatataacatatcatgttagcatataaacatatcatcacatactatcagacatatctggggtgtctgacctacccttcggtcctaacaaccgatctctactactatcacatatacatatcatgccagcatataacatatcaggtagtagcaaacctagatgatatcacaaagacaatcatctaacatacaactcctactggtgggccgacattgtggccgtagacccaccgccactggaaggtaactcacctcaaagtagctgctgatcggtgtgggaactgactgtcttctgatGTTGttgctccagaaatcctccggctaataattcccataaaacacttagtcaaatattGCTAACcgtcctcagggtaaaatgaccatttacccttaaccaaaccaagagtcaaagtcaaattcaaagtcaactgccagttgacccgactcgccgagttggcttgccaactcgccgagtccctatccttttgtctgaccataacccgtctctactcgtcgagttaggcattgactcgacgagttttccttctaacccAAAGACCAatggtccttcatcctactcgccgagttgtatgaacaactcgccgagttcatcttcatccgaagaacactctatgctgagactcgccgagctgtatgagcaactcgccgagtctgttcttgaggcaagaagattgccttgaactcgccgattcaggacatcgactcgctgagttccttcaTGAGTgtgtctggcttccgacccactgagtcacaccccatgactcaccaCTCCACCCCGCAAACGCGAAAAGGGGGAAAATTCGGGGACTctcgactccactcgccgagtctgtcacatgcaaatactatatactcgattttgcttgtatccaactcatgccattcatagatctgggtttctagggcatgaataacacataaagtttccaactttatgtgtaaataatcaccaaataaggttttagggctcaaaatgcactaaaagggtagatctagggctttcatgcaatatggctccataaaggcagtagatccaagctcctggagcttaaTCATGCCTagtctagaggctaaacaacttattacaaatCCTAATACACaatcaagcttggggaaaggctcaagaaggactttcatggagctataagggattataaacatgaaaacagagggaaaccgagttatacctcaaggaaatcactgagataacacaaggatgcctGGCCTCCTCCTTCCCTTCTTGATCTACCCTTcttcttctcaaaatcttcaagaaacacaccaaatcACTTCAATGTCACAAGAAATAAGGGTTAgaacgatgttgggagctctgagggtgaaggggatgaggttggggcgcataaggttggtttaaatagggtgcaaacccttggaatttagggtttcaccagacagcagggactcgccgagtcgccaattTAAACGTGCccccaaacccgtctctactcggcgagtcgggcctacaactcaccgagtccaaggctaaaaacgtaaaatacttagataaattttacgtaccaggtgctacaataggattttctaggaagtatacaaacatttttCACTAGgcaaatacaaacattttcatgaaacaaatgcAAATACttaacactaaaatacttatgaactcaccaacttaaatgttgataatctctttcaaaataacttgtattctcaaggaaccagtagacaggtacacgagCACAAGTTTTTGAGAAGACAAAGCATgttcagactcgtcttttatttttgctttatatttttttttggtgtcatacttgatgggttttagccataagaactttcctatgtgcgcatgcaaaaccctaatgcttggatctaggctttctaattaaacatgctttgaatccaagacttctaatgactaattaagtataagaacaatacaaaattagatctagaagtttacctttgaatctcttgtttgatcttgttgtcttggagctctagagtcacaattgtcactcctctaatggattacaaacaccaaatagcaaagaagatgatttgagagagagaggctaggaggaaatcggccaggggttctctattcTAGATGAGATGTCGATTTCCCttggccatggggtctatttatacttgtagactccttaatgGTTTCACCtcaaaccctagttggataatctttccttaaagcaatccaaatccttaccttagataagccttggacgattttgagctatcccaagctctagaatccgtccaatccttatcccttaaggatttacagtctaaagtgtaactaacAAACAAtcgacagtttataccctcttatttaattaatctctttaagtcaccaaattaattccaattaattatatgacttatattaatcaaataacaatattattattccttatattattctcataatatattaataatatttattctctcataataaatcatcctatcaagttgctatggtgaagacaacccaaaaggaccatgcacaatcgggtcaaatacttgcctaatatagttgcagccttagacactattccaacaatactACTAttcaaagaacacacatgtattaactattctattaatgcaatggatgttgttgcttgttttactatcgtgcattgttatgatactgtacatgacgtcctccgcccctgaacatttccgtcgttccggttttgggggtgtgacacatcacgactcaactcgttgagttcctttatGGAATTGACGAGTCCCATGGTCTGTATgggccatcttaacagattaagcctcTACCCTCCAGATCAAAGCTCCATACTACTTCTTACTGGAAATGCCCTTTCAAGGGTAAAATTTCCAAATTTACCCGTTAttagtccttcttaatgggtttagttAAAACCCTATTTCTTTAGGACATAGATCTTTGGTAAGCATTATTTTTATGGTTTTAGAACAATTCCAACAACCCTTCATTCaccattatttttttttgttttggaagCCAAAAAATTTCCAACAAATCTTCAAATTTAGCATCATTTTTATATTGACTTTTGTTTAACACCAAATcatcaaatataaaatataaagctCAAATATagagatttcaaaaaaaaatgtttatccaTACACAATAGTTTTTAGTCATATATAATAATTTGTACTTTATATGTTTGAATTGTACAAAAAATACAAATTGTTATATATCGTCAAAAATTGTTGTTTACGGAtcacaaaagaaaaaaataataataataaacaacaaatccaaaaaaattgatgttaaagaACTATTGCCCGGGGAGAACTCATATGGGTCTTTtagtttgaacaatttgtattttatatgtttgaaataacttgtgataaaaaaaaattgttgtcgtaagtcataaaaaaataaaataaaataacaaattcAAAAAAAGTTAATGTTAAAAGAAGTATTGCCTGCCGAAAACTCACACGGGTTTTCAGGTTTAAACGTAACAAATCCACATAAAATCTTTAAAATATGTGCGGACTCATTCCTCCCGCCTGCCACTCTTAACAATTTCGAATCCCTATCAACTCTCCTCTCTAGGGTTTTAATTTATTCACGAAAATGCAACGATGAATCAAACGCAGAGCTTCAATCTTGTCGATCCATTTGAAGAACAGTCTGTTCTCTCTCTAAATCCTCGAACACTTCGACTTTCAACATATGCGTTGAAATCCAAAGACCTCGAAGCTGTTCACCAGTATATGAAATCAATGGTGAATTTTTCGATTATCTGTAACTTTTTTTGTACAGTTTAATCATTCAGCAGTTCTGATTTATGCTAATTATTGTGTGGGAGCACAGTGCTTCTGCCTAGGATGTTTTGTTTcgattgttttgatttttgagttACTTGATTTGACTGTGTTACTTTCACAATAATAACTTGTGAGAATAAGCAAACATATAGACGAAGTTGATCATCTGGATCTGTTGATCATCAGGACGCGGTTTATACGAATTTCACACAATGTCCTGACTATGTGTCCATGTCATGGGGAGTTGTGTTGGAACCCGTGTGATGGGTTAAAAGTGCTTTCATATTCTTAGATTCAAAATATGCGTGCCAAAATTGTAGTGCATTTTGATTATCTGGAGCTGAAAATTACCATAACATCTTACATACAGATTATGCTTGTGGATTTCTATTTATTTGTGGTTAAACATTCTCAGAAGCAACAATCTTTGGAATCATTTTAACTAAGTTCTCCTACCGTTTGCATAAAGTCTTTAAGCTGACATTTTGGTGTCAAATGAATACTTTTTAACCTACAATTGACAAAAATAATATACTTGTGGAGAAATTTAAGAAGTCACACCTTTACTTTAACTTTTTGAGAATTTACGAAGTGGAAATTTAGAGGGAGAGACTTCACAAAACTAAGAAAAATCAGAatgttattgtatatgttattAGAGGATAATGTATAATGTATCCATTCCTAACCATGAGGCGAATGAAATTCGATATTTAATCAGTTATTTGAAGAAGATTTTTGTGTCACTTTGAGTTATTTGGGAATTTCCAGGCCAACTCTCACTGGCATGGCAGATTTTTGAAACAAAATATCTCTGGAGAGAGTATTGACTACTGATTATTACAAGTGTGCTCACGTTCAATTGCTGTAGGGTGTACAATGTGTCATGCAGATTACTATGTGATCTAAATTTGTTATTGTCTCCTCATTGTTTAAGGCATTACAAAGCCCTGATAAGCATTTTGAGAAAGCAAAGTCGGTTGTAGATGGTGGTTTAGAATCCCTCAAAACCAAGAAAAGTGAAGCTGATATAAAAGAGAAGGAAAACCCTCAACAGCACAGACCAGGTTTGGTCCGGAGGCGTGCAAAGTTCTCTTTGAAGCCTGATACAAGGTAAAGTTTATTATACTTTATACATACTACTTTCTTGTGTTTCCACATAAACATTTAATCTAGAAACCTGGAGTTAGCTTAAAACACATCACTGTTGACAGCCAGTCTTCTACAATCCTGGAGCCAAGTCTTGAAATTGATCATCTGCAAGATCCAGAAGAATTTTTTGCAGCCTTTGAAAagtttgaaagtacattgttctTCTCTAATCTTTGTGTTTCAGAATTCATGATGTTTATTGATATCACACAACTGACTTATACCAAGTTAAAATTGATTTACAGACACCAAGAAAGAGCTCAAGAAACAGAGAGGTGAAGATGTAGATGAGGTTAAAACTGCCACTACTGTTAGGCATCGTCGTCCAGAAATACCTAGGTATTATTGATATGGTTtttaccaattttttttttctcatggACTAAACTTGAACTCATATTTCAGGAGAAAAGTTAGTTATAAGCATCATGAATACTCCAGTCAGTCTCAAGATGATTCATCAGTTGCTGAAGAGACATTGCAAGACAACATTGGAAGTCAACCTACTCAGTCTTTACAACAAGAATCTTTCACCCCCAATCTGCCATGTGAGGAAGAGGAAGTAACTGGTAAGTTGATGCttttaagtttaataattatacagTATACAAAGAATCTTTAGGATCATGATGTGCTTGACATAGTGGAAGAAATAAAAAAGTTACTTGGCCAAAAGTTTTTTTAAATGATCAATAATCACAGACTCTTAAATAATATACTATGTAACTTACTAGATTTATGTCTTTTGTGTGAACAGGATCAATAAGTAAAAGCGAGAACAGGGTCCAGGAGCTCTTTGATGAATTATTGGCTAGTAATATTCACAATTTAGATGGAAATCAGGCATTATCCTTTTTAAAAGATCGTATGAAGATTAAATCTGTTGATATAGACGAATTACAACTTCCAGACTTCCATGAAATTCCTAGAATTGactttatttctccagtcaagaaTTTAGTAGAAAACTCTCAGAGCTTATTGACTAATACACATGCTTTGCGAGATGTTACAAAAGGGAAAACACTTGCTGCACAAATAGGATTATCTAACAACAATTTCCAATCTCTAGGAGGCTCCCCCACTCCACCTAGGAGTCCATTTTCAGCAATTGCTGCATTAGGAAAACAAATGCTGAAATCAATTGTATCAAAGGATCCATTCTCCTCACATGATCTTGATTCACCTCCCATAACTTCTACTAAAATCATTGGTGGAGGGTCAAGTCATGCCAATAAAGACAAGGAGTTCCTGGTTTCTGCCACATTGCACTCATTAGCAAAAGAGAATATTACAGAAACTGCCACTGGTGATATGGGAGACAGGGACCATAatatggaagaaaaggatgcagATGTCAATGTAACCGATATTCAAACAAACAAAACCATAAATGGAAATGTAAGGTTTtcttatatcatatatattttcatggtttataAGTAAGTCTGAATGCAATTGGTTATGATATATATGATGCAGGCTGCAGATATGATGCAAGAAACAGCATCTGTTACAGAAGTTAATTTAAATGTTGAGGACATTACTGAGGAGgagaatgtaagttctgtttaaaaACTGCTTTACAGATTGCAACAAGTTTTTTAAGATTTAAAGAATGTTGTAACGAATGTCCCATTCATTGACATAACAGGTCGAAGATATGACAGAGAAAGCAGGAGCATCATCTTTACCAGAAGTAAATGTTGAGGTCTCTGAAGTGGAGGATTTGAGTCAACCAGGTTTATGTTGTTCGAACCTTTCCCTTGTTAATTGTATGCTTTCTATAATGCTCAATTtatcatattattattatatgaagTTACTTTATCATCTGAATGTGAAGAATAGTTTTGTCATATATGGATTTGAAATGTGATAGATTTTGAAAACGAAACaagattttttttacaaaatactggatttcaatttcattttcatTCCTTTCTAAATCCTATTAGTTCATGATAAGTAATTTTGTAGTTTGTGCGTCATCTGTTATGTTTAGTTTGCTTTTAGGATTGCAATTTTTAGCCTTTTCTTGATTTTGATGCCTTTTCAGCTCAAACAGATGCCAACTCTATTCAGGACCCGGATGTTAGTGCACCCACTCAAATTCTGGATATTCTTCCTCAACAGCAAAATGAGGTTGGTTGTCAGTCAATGTCCTTCCACtttatttcttatatatataaatatattgacaGCTGTAAAGTCAAAAAATTCCGTGTTATGACTTATGAGTAACACTAACAAACAGtctttaaaatatatattatattataaatagGAGGAGCATCAAATTCCAAGGACAAGAACGAATAAGAGAAAGAAGATAGCAGCACGTACGAGTAAGATTGATCCGAAAAAACGTCGCCAGAGCCTTGCAGGTTTCTTCATCTGTTCCTCGTTAAAAATTATGAATcaaacatatttatttatttatttatgatatatAATATAATGGGGTTGATTATGATAGGAGCGGGGTCTTCTTGGACATCTGGAGTGAGACGAAGCAGCAGAATTAAAAGGAGGCCTTTGGAATATTGGAAAGGAGAAAGACTCTTATATGCTCGAGTCCATAACAGTAAGTGCACATTTACACTTCGTTTTTGACATATCTTACTTCTTATCACTTGACATAAAAAATTgaagtgtgtgtatatatatatatggaatgaggTGGCAATTTTATGTGAAAAAATGTGGATGGGTTGGTTGCAGGTCTGCCTACAGTTATCGGTGTGAAATATTTATCTCCAACAAGTAAGGAGGAGGGTGGATTCAAGGTGGAATCTTTTGTCTCTGACAAATACAAACACCTTGTTGAGTTGACTGCTCTGCATTGACTTTGACCCACTTTCCCCAACTCTCAATGACCCAAAATTTGCTTGGAACAAATGATCAGATTTTAAGCAAAAATTTCAAAACCTGCCTTACTTAGTAATCAGTATGTGAAAAATGATATGTACTCTGAAACTGTAGTTTCATATGGCTTGTGAAACAAAAACCCAGGTATCCACTAGTTAAAATAACATGTAGCTACCCACCTGTAAGGCTGTAACTCGTTTtcacatttttatatataatcttCAACATTTATCTTTATGTGTGTATATTATGTATCGTTTATCATGTATGTGTGTAGTTTGTTTCTTGCTTGTAAAgtttgtaaaaagtttttttaagTTTGAAGTTACATTGTAGTGGGGTGTCTGATGTGGTTTTATCCTTGAAAGACAGGTATTCATTTGTAATAGGTGGCAGATTCAGAATCATGTGCTACGAACGAGATTATATATTTTAGGATTTCTGCTTAATTTTACATTCAGATTCAAAAACAACTTTATTAGTAAGTAGTAACTGGATCAGATATGGCATGTTACAAGAGTTTGCCACATATAATCTTGGATCGACAACTTTACTTTAAACAACATAAAAAAGATATAAAAATCAAAGCATGCTATAACTTTAATGTTTGTCAACCTTCAACTTTGGCCTAGTGATGACTGAAACATTCCAAAATGTCTCTATCATTTATTTTTTTCTAAAGCATGTACAGTACAAATATTTGCTACTAGTATGGTACGAATTATATTTGGTAACAATTTGTTTGGTTGGTACAAATTGGTAATCGTATATATAAACTTTTTAATAATTCTTTTATTGTAAGAGTTAAAGAATTTTTTAATAATTCTTTTATTGATTATTTTAGTTTACTAATGAATTCTATTGAAATAATTTTCTATCTTTTTAATTGATCATAGGAATAACGATCGACTAATGCAACCAAACGGCTATTCCCATGATTATACCCATTCATTTAATGATTTAAGATTGTAATCATTAAACACATTTCATATTTAACATTTGAAACACACTAGAAGTTGCCCTGCTTATGATAAAATTTGCAGGGGTACAAGTCATCAATCAGCaagcaattaaaaaaaaaaatacaagactAATAATAAAAAACCAATTTGCACAATGTACCAGACACATTCATCCCAACTCTAATAGCAGCATTTAAGACTCCAGACTTTGGCCTCAACTGAATCCTAAATAAAGTTATTCATTCTCCCAAATGTCTATCAAAAGACAACAACAAAATGGATACCGTATAACAGCTTTTACATAAAGACACTACTATCATATATGATTTTGCCCTACAAGATCCaaacataaaacatgatacttttttttttaacctTATTACTCATCCGATGCTTTTGGAGAATTTTCTGGCGTCTTGAGCACCGCAGCAGCAGCACCACCACCGCCGGTGTTTCCTTTGTGTTCGTTAACAACCTCACGGAACTCATCAACAATAGCTGGATCTTTAAACTTCAACGCAAACGTcgaaagaccattttgcccctcaCCCGTACTGTTCAAACACGCAAACGTGATCCCTTTCTTCTCCATATTTGTGAGCTTCATATCGGGAAAAATACTTGCGTTCAAAATCAACCGATAATTCCCGCGTGCCCTCATCACAAGTCTTGCTTTTTTCGTCCCGGTGGTCAAAACATTGACTTTAAGTTCCCCTTTCCCACGCTCTTTCCACCCGCCATCCAGAAACTCAAAAAGAACAGAATCCGCAGTGAAAACCGCCTTCTCGTTTTCTTCACCGGTTTCCACATGGACTTCCTGCATAGTTGGAATTTTGATTCCGGAAGGCTTGTCAGATGTTCCGGAAGGTGTCCCGAACAAAGACGAGTTCCCATTTGTTCCAAAACCAAACGAAGGAAAAGTCGGGGAGTCGGTTTTCGGAATCGAACCAAACGAAAACGTTGAACTCGAAAACCCCGTCCCCACAAGCCCCGTAAACGCGTTTTGGCTACTAGAAAGCTGTTGGAATGAGTTGACGGATGCAGGTGCAGTAGGGGTACTTTTGTCATTTCCTAACTTTTCATCTTTTTTGGGTTCAGGATCAGTTGGTTCGGGTTTTCTCACCTCGCTTGCACCTTCGGGTTCTGTTTCCTTATTCACACTACTTGGTGACTCCACCTCTTCGGGAGCTGTTTTCCCAGGTTCTTGGAGATTATCGGGGGATGTTTTGTCGGGTTCTTGGGGATTAGTGGGGGTGGGGTCCGTAGGGGGTACGAGGCGG is a window of Lactuca sativa cultivar Salinas chromosome 1, Lsat_Salinas_v11, whole genome shotgun sequence DNA encoding:
- the LOC111909290 gene encoding centromere protein C isoform X2, translating into MNQTQSFNLVDPFEEQSVLSLNPRTLRLSTYALKSKDLEAVHQYMKSMALQSPDKHFEKAKSVVDGGLESLKTKKSEADIKEKENPQQHRPGLVRRRAKFSLKPDTSQSSTILEPSLEIDHLQDPEEFFAAFEKFENTKKELKKQRGEDVDEVKTATTVRHRRPEIPRRKVSYKHHEYSSQSQDDSSVAEETLQDNIGSQPTQSLQQESFTPNLPCEEEEVTGSISKSENRVQELFDELLASNIHNLDGNQALSFLKDRMKIKSVDIDELQLPDFHEIPRIDFISPVKNLVENSQSLLTNTHALRDVTKGKTLAAQIGLSNNNFQSLGGSPTPPRSPFSAIAALGKQMLKSIVSKDPFSSHDLDSPPITSTKIIGGGSSHANKDKEFLVSATLHSLAKENITETATGDMGDRDHNMEEKDADVNVTDIQTNKTINGNAADMMQETASVTEVNLNVEDITEEENVEDMTEKAGASSLPEVNVEVSEVEDLSQPDANSIQDPDVSAPTQILDILPQQQNEEEHQIPRTRTNKRKKIAARTSKIDPKKRRQSLAGAGSSWTSGVRRSSRIKRRPLEYWKGERLLYARVHNSLPTVIGVKYLSPTSKEEGGFKVESFVSDKYKHLVELTALH
- the LOC111909290 gene encoding centromere protein C isoform X1, which encodes MNQTQSFNLVDPFEEQSVLSLNPRTLRLSTYALKSKDLEAVHQYMKSMALQSPDKHFEKAKSVVDGGLESLKTKKSEADIKEKENPQQHRPGLVRRRAKFSLKPDTSQSSTILEPSLEIDHLQDPEEFFAAFEKFENTKKELKKQRGEDVDEVKTATTVRHRRPEIPRRKVSYKHHEYSSQSQDDSSVAEETLQDNIGSQPTQSLQQESFTPNLPCEEEEVTGSISKSENRVQELFDELLASNIHNLDGNQALSFLKDRMKIKSVDIDELQLPDFHEIPRIDFISPVKNLVENSQSLLTNTHALRDVTKGKTLAAQIGLSNNNFQSLGGSPTPPRSPFSAIAALGKQMLKSIVSKDPFSSHDLDSPPITSTKIIGGGSSHANKDKEFLVSATLHSLAKENITETATGDMGDRDHNMEEKDADVNVTDIQTNKTINGNAADMMQETASVTEVNLNVEDITEEENVEDMTEKAGASSLPEVNVEVSEVEDLSQPAQTDANSIQDPDVSAPTQILDILPQQQNEEEHQIPRTRTNKRKKIAARTSKIDPKKRRQSLAGAGSSWTSGVRRSSRIKRRPLEYWKGERLLYARVHNSLPTVIGVKYLSPTSKEEGGFKVESFVSDKYKHLVELTALH
- the LOC111909282 gene encoding nuclear pore complex protein NUP50A, with amino-acid sequence MGDTDNSIPPSKKRAAGRELSRDNPGLDDEEEVSGQENATFKRASEEVIANRRIVKVRRSQPSSTPSTNPFAAIRLVPPTDPTPTNPQEPDKTSPDNLQEPGKTAPEEVESPSSVNKETEPEGASEVRKPEPTDPEPKKDEKLGNDKSTPTAPASVNSFQQLSSSQNAFTGLVGTGFSSSTFSFGSIPKTDSPTFPSFGFGTNGNSSLFGTPSGTSDKPSGIKIPTMQEVHVETGEENEKAVFTADSVLFEFLDGGWKERGKGELKVNVLTTGTKKARLVMRARGNYRLILNASIFPDMKLTNMEKKGITFACLNSTGEGQNGLSTFALKFKDPAIVDEFREVVNEHKGNTGGGGAAAAVLKTPENSPKASDE